The DNA segment GCAGGGTGGGGACGCCTTGCTGGCGAGCGCCCTGGCTGAGCTGCACGTAGTTCTGCAGGATCAGCGACATGCCGATGGCGGAGATCAGCGGCGCCAGGCGCGTGGAGTTGCGCAGCGGCTTGTAGGCAATGCGTTCGATCACGAAACCGTACACGCCGGTCACCAGGATGGTGAACAGCAGGGTGCCGAGGATCAGCAGCGGGAAGGACTCGAGTCCGAAGAAGGCCAGGAGGGCCATGGTGATCGCGGCGAGGTAGGCAGAGATCATGTACACCTCGCCGTGGGCGAAGTTGATCATGCCGATGATGCCGTAAACCATGGTGTAGCCGATGGCGATCAGACCGTAGACAGACCCGAGGGTCAGCCCGTTGATCAGCTGTTGCAGGATAATACCGTCCATCACTCAGTCTCGTCTTTTGGGGGTCCGACCTTGGGTTCGGCCAGCTCCCGCGAGTGGAATCAGACGGGCACCACTGAATTACCGGATCGGGTGATGCGACACCCGAGTCAAGCAGATTGGGACTTCAGCAGTTTCCCGGAATACACCAACCGGCCAGACGCGGGTGGCGCCTGGCCGGTCAGCCGAGCTAAAACCAGTGTCGGATCGGGACTGCGCGAGCCATGGCCCGACGGAGCAGGCATGGCCAACGCGCAACCGATCCTGGCCAGCCGTTACTGCTGGTGATACTTGCCCTTGTCATCCCACTCGTAGATCACGTAGTCGGAGACTTTCAGGTCGCCCTTGGAATCCCATTCCTTCTTGCCCATCACGGTCTGCACCGGATGGCCCTTCAGCCATTCGGAAGCCTTGGCCGGGTCGTTGGCGCCAGCGCCGTTGAAGCCGGCCGCCAAGGCCTGCAGGGTGGCGTAGGCGTAAAGGGTGTAGCCTTCCGGCTCGAAGCCGCCAGCGCGGAACTTCTCGATCACGGCCTGGCCGTCGGCGATCTTGCGCGGGTCGGCGCCGAAGGTCATCTGCACACCCTTGGTGTACTGCGGGCCGCCGGCGGTGGTGACCAGTTCGTCGGTGACGATGCCGTCGCCGGAGAGGAAGACCGCGGTCAGGCCCTGCTCGCGCATCTGGCGAACCAGCGGGCCGGCTTCAGGGTGCAGGCCGCCGAAGTAGACGACCTCGGCGCCCGTGGCGCGGATCTTGGTGACCAGGGCGTTGAAGTCTTTCTCACCACGGGTCAGGCCCTCGTACAGGACTTCCTTCACACCACGCTTGGCCAGCTGCGCCTTGGTGGCATCGGCCAGGCCCTGACCGTAGGTGTCCTTGTCGTGGATGATGGCGACCTTGGTGGCCTTGAGCTTGTCGACGATGTAGTCGCCGGCGACGATGCCCTGCTGGTCGTCCCGACCGCACATGCGGAACATGCCGGACAGGCCGCGTTCAGTGACGGCAGGGTTGGTGGAACCGGGGGTCATGGCGATGATCCCGGCCTCGTCGTAGACCTCGGAAGCGGGGATGGTGGAGGAAGAGCAGAAGTGGCCGACCACAGCGATGGCCTTGTCCTGATCGACCAGGCGGTTGGCGACGGACACGGCCTGTTTCGGCTCGCAGGCATCGTCGGCCTTGACCAGCTTGATCTTCTCGCCGTTGACGCCGCCAGCGGCGTTGATGTCTTCGGCGGCCTGCGAAGCGCCGCGCCAATATTGTTCGCCAAAGGATGCGTTGGCGCCGGTGTGCGGACCGGCAACGCCGATGACTACATCAGCCTGTACAACGGAAGAAATGCCCATCGCGGTGGTAACCGCCAGAGCCAGAAAGCCTTTTCTGAAAATCTTCTGCGACATGGAGTTTTGCTCCTGAGGTTTTTAGGGTTAGCGCTCGTGTTCAGCAAGTGGCGTGCCATTAATTCTTGTCGTTGCTCCGCGCCCTGAAAGGCCCTTCCCACCTCCTGTTCTTTTTATTTTTATTGTTTTAAATCAATAACTTCCAAAACATCCCAAAAAAACTGCAGACGTGTCTGGAAGCCGCACGGCATCAGTGTGCCAGCAGGTCCGGTAACAATAGACTCGCGGTACTTATTTGCACATCACTGGTGCGCGAATTTTCCCACTCCGCACTGTTACTGTCCGGCCCTTGATCCCCCCATCCTGCAAGAAACGCCCCGTTGCCTCAAAGCTGTGCAACGCAAATTTTTTGCGACCTATATCACTACGCGCAAACATTGACCGGCGTGGTAGAGCGAAAAGCCCGCCTCGTACAGCGAACTCCTGAGCCCCACCGCCGCCACCGCCCGCATCGGCTGGAAGGGCATCGGCAGCACCGTTTCGTCGCCGCTCAGCAGGTAGTCGGCGAAGGCCTTGCCCACCACGCTGCCGGTGGTCACGCCGCGGCCGTTGTAGCCGGTGAAGGCGAGCAGGCCGGGGGCGGGTTCGTAGAGGCGCATCAGGTGGTCGGGGGTGAAGTCGATGCAACCGGTCCAGGTAAATTCCCAATCCACTTTGCCCAGATAGGGGAAGTAGTGGCGCTGGATGCGATCGGCCCAGGCGCGCAGGAACCAGGCCGGCTTGCGCGAGCCGTTGCCCAGGCTGCCGAGCAGCAGGCGGCCATCGGCGTCGCGGCGGATGCTGCTGAGGACCTGGCGGGTGTCCCAGGAGCCCTGCCCGCCCGGCAGGATGCGCGCGGCAGCCTCGCCCGAGAGCGGCGTGGACGCCACCTGGTAGTAGTAACCGGGGAAGAAATGGCGACGCAGTTCGGTCCACTCGCCTTCGGTGTAGGCGTTGGAGGCGATCACCACCTGCGGGGCAATGGCCACGCCATGCTCGCTGACCACGCACCAGTCGGCGCCTTGCCGCTCCAGGCGCAGCACGGGCGAATGCTCGAACAGCTGCCCGCCGAGGTACTTCACCGCGCGGGCCAGGCCACGGGTATAGCCCATCGGATTGAGGGTGCCGGCGCGCCGGTCCAGCAGCGCGGCAGCAATCCTGTCGGTGCCGGTGGCTTCGCGGCAGGCCGCACCGGTCAGCAGCTCCACCGGAGCGCCACGGCGCTGCCACTGTTCGCAGCGGCTGGCGAGGTCGGCCTGGCCACGGGCGTTGTGCGCCATGTGCAAGGTGCCTTCTCGGCGCAACTGGCAATCGATGTCATAGCGATCCACCAGGGAGAACACCAGCGACGGAGCAGCGCCCAGGGTGCGGTTGAGGCGATCGCCGACAGTGTGGCCGAGCCCGGCCTCGATGTCGTCCGGCGGAATCCACAGGCCGGCGTTGACCAGGCCGACGTTGCGCCCCGAGCCGCCGTGGCCGGCGGTGCGGGCCTCCATCAGACAGACACGCTTGCCCGCCTCCAGCAGGTGCAGTGCGGCGGAGAGGCCGGTGAAGCCGGCCCCGATCACGCAGACATCGACCTTGACCTCGCCGTGCAGCACAGGGCTTTCCGGCAGTCGTGGCGTCAGATATTCCCAGAGGCATTCCTGGCGCAGGGTCATGGGGTGCAGTCCTTAGGGCCGGAACCCGCTCAGTCGAAGGTGATGCCCTGGGCCAGCGGCAGTTCGTGGGAGTAGTTCACGGTGTTGGTCTGGCGGCGCATGTAGGCCTTCCAGGCGTCCGAGCCGGACTCGCGGCCGCCGCCGGTTTCCTTCTCGCCACCGAAGGCGCCGCCGATTTCCGCGCCGCTCGGGCCGATGTTGACGTTGGCGATGCCGCAGTCGCTGCCCACCGCCGACTGGAACAGCTCGGCCTCGCGTACGTCGGTGGTGAACACGCAGGACGATAGCCCCTGGGGCACGGCGTTGTTGAGGGCGATGGCGTCGTCGAAATCGCTGTAGCCGACCACGTATAGGATCGGGGCGAAGGTCTCGTGGCAGACCACGGCGCTCTGGCCGGGCATTTCGACGATGGCCGGGGACACGTAGTAGGCGTTCGGGAACTGTGCTTCGAGCTGGCGTTCGCCGCCGAACACCTTGCCACCTTCGGCGCGGGCCTGCTCCAGGGCACGCTGCATGCCGTCGAAGCTTTGCTTGTCGATCAGCGGGCCAATCAGGTTGCCTTCCAGCGGGTGGCCAATGCGCACCTTGGCGTAAGCAGCCTTCAGGCGCTCGACGATCTCGGCCTTCACCGATTCGTGGGCGATCAGGCGGCGCAGGGTGGTGCAGCGCTGACCGGCGGTGCCGACGGCGCTGAACAGGATGGCGCGCACCGCCAGGTCGAGGTCGGCCGTAGGGGCGAGGATCATGGCGTTGTTGCCGCCCAGCTCCAGCACGCTGCGGGCGAAGCGTGCCGCCACGCGCGGTGCCACTTCACGACCCATGCGGGTGCTGCCGGTGGCGCTGACCAGGGCCACGCGCGGGTCGTCCACCAGGGCTTCGCCGGCTTCGCGGGCGCCGATAACCACCTGGCTGAGGTGGGCCGGGGCCTCACTGAAATTCTTCGCCACGCGCTCGAACAGCGCCTGGCAGGCCAGGGCGGTGAGCGGGGTCTTTTCCGAGGGTTTCCATACCACCGGGTTGCCGCAGACCAGCGCCAGCGCAGTGTTCCACGACCACACGGCGACCGGGAAGTTGAACGCACTGATGACGCCGACCACGCCCAGCGGGTGCCAGGTTTCTCGCATATGGTGGCCAGGGCGCTCGGAGGCGATGGTCAGGCCGTAGAGCTGGCGCGACAGGCCGACGGCGAAGTCGCAGATGTCGATCATTTCCTGCACTTCACCCAGGCCCTCCTGGGTGATCTTGCCGGCCTCCCAGGACACCAACTCGCCCAGCTCGGCCTTGTACTGGCGCAGAGCTTCGCCGTACTGGCGGATCAGCTCGCCGCGGCGCGGGGCCGGCACCTTGCGCCAGGCCTGGAAGGCATCAAACGCACGGGCGATCTTCGCTTCGACTTCAGCGCGGCCCTCCAGGCGTACGGTGCCGATGCGGCTGCCGTCGATGGGCGAATGAACGGCGTGATCGCCTTGCTGGTAGAGGGAAGCATCGACGCCAAGGCGGTCAAGCAGTGCGGCAACCATGGGAACTCCTGTCTGAGGATCGGACCGGGCTCCAGTAATAGCCGCGAAAAGGGCTTGCCAACAAACAACCTTTCCGACACATATCATTCCGTTTTTTCATGTACCGGACCGCCCTCGAGAAACCCCGATGCTCAAACGCCACATGCCCTCGATCACCGCCCTGCAATGCTTCGAGGCGGTGGCCCGGCACCTGAGTTTCACCCGTGCCGCCGACGAACTGAACCTGACCCAGAGCGCAGTCAGCAAGCAGGTAGCGCAACTGGAGGAACTGCTCCAGCACCTGCTGTTCCGCCGTGTGCGCCGGCGCCTGCAACTGACCCCGGCGGGCTCGCTGTACCTGACCGAGGTGCGCAAGATCCTCGCCCAGGTGGAGATGTCCACTCACTACATGCTGTCCTACGGTGGTGATACAGAAGTGCTGCGGGTGGCCACACCGCCCACCTTCGGCGCCCGCTGGCTGATCCCGCGCCTGAAGGGCTGGCGCCTGCGCCATCCGAACATTCACCTGGACCTGCGCAACGAACCGGAACCCAACGCCCTGGCGCAAGGCCACAGCGATGTCGCCTTCTACTTCGGCCATGGCGCCCTTCCAGGCGCCGAGTGCATCCGCCTGTTCGGCGAGGAAGTGGTGCCGGTCTGCGCGCCCGGCGCGATGCCCGAACGGCCCTTCACCGAACCGACCCAACTCACCGAGTTGGTGCTGCTGCAGAACGCCACCCGCCCGGAAGCCTGGCACGAGTGGTTCCAGAGCCAGGACCGGCACACCGAGCACAGCTACCACGGGCCACGCTTCGACACGTCCTATATGTGCATCCGCGCCGCCCAGGCGGGCTGCGGCGTCGCGCTGCTACCGCGCTTCCTGGTGGAAGAGGAGTTGGCGGAAGGCAAACTGGTGATCCCCTGGGACCACCCGCTGCCGAGCCGCAACGCCTATTACCTGGCCTATGCCGAACACGCAGCCGAAGTGCCGAAGGTAAGGGACTTCGTGCGCTGGATGCTGGAGCAGTTGGACCGGGAACCGCTGTAACAGGATCACAACGGACTCCTTTTCTGTAGGAGCCCAGGCAGCACATCTCTACCCCGACAAAAAAGGCCGCTACACGGAGCGGCCTTTTGTTCGTTCACCTTGGGGATCAATCGACCAGGGCCAGGCTACCTTTCATCATCGACACGTGGCCCGGGAAGGAGCAGAAGAACTCGTAGCTCTCACCGGCCGCCAGCTTGGCCACGTCGAAGGTCACGCTGTCGCTCTCGCCGCCGCCGATCATTTTGGTGTGGGCGATGATGCGGGGGTCTTCGGCCTTGAGGTAGTCCTTGTCGAGGCCGGCGGTCATGCCCTCGGTGGCGATGGGCTGTGCATCGGCGGTCTTGCTCAGCACCCAGTTGTGGCCCATCACGTTCTTGGCCAGCTTGCCGGAGTGCTTGAGGTTTACGGTGAAGGTTTTGCAACTTTTGCTGACCTTGATCTCTTTGGTATCGAAAGTCATCTGGTCAGTGCCTTGCACATCCACGGTACATTCAGCAGCCAGCAGAGGTGCACTGGCCAAGGCCAGCACGGATGCAGCGACGAGCTTGCGAATCATGGGAGTCTCCTTGGCAGAAAGGGCAGAAATGCCCCAGAAGGGAGACTGCCCCATTTGCCAGCGAGTTCCCATTACCTGCGGCAACAGGCCGCAACCCTGATTACAAGGAATTTCACGCCCCATGCTGTCCTTCTTCATCGCCGCGATGCTCCTCGGATTCGTGTTCAACGCGGCGCCCGGCGCCGTCTTCAGTGAGACCCTGCGCCGCGGCCTGCGCGACGGCTACCGCCCCGCGCTGATGGTGCAGATCGGCTCGCTGGTGGGCGACGCCACCTGGGCGGCACTGGGCCTTACCGGCCTCGCCCTGCTGCTGGACAGCGCGGCGGTGCGTTACCCGCTGACCATCGCCAGCGCACTCTACCTGGGCTGGCTGGGCCTGCAGTCGCTGCGTGACGCCCATCGCCCGCCGCAACCCTCGACCGAAGAGCAAGCTGCCAGCGGCGGCGCTTTCGCCTCAGGAGCAGCACTGTCGCTGACCAACCCCCAGAACATCGTCTATTGGGCCGCCATGGGCGGGGCCATGGCGGCCGTTGGCGTCGCCGAGCCGACCCCCACCCACCTAGCGGTGTTCTTCGGCGGCTTCATGCTCTCCTCGCTGCTCTGGTGCTTCATCTGCGCCGGCCTGGTGGACTGGTTCCGCCGCGCCGCTTCCAACCTCTGGCACCGGCTCACCTACCTGGCCTGCGGCCTGTGCCTGCTGGGTCTGTCGGGAATGACGGCGGCAGAGCTGCTGAAGCTCGTCTGAGCTATCAAGCCCATCGATGCAATCAAAGGGCGGCCGGACCCAGACCGCCCTAGCATGGCGCCATTCGTCCAGAAGGAGATACGCCATGAGCTTCCTGCAAAGCCTGCTCGCTGCCTATGCCGCCGGGGCTTGCGGCGCTTCGGCCGAGTAAACCCGGCCCCTACCGTTCGGAAGCTGACCAGTCGCACAGCTTGGAGCCCGGGGGCGAAATCGGTACTCTTGCGCGCTTTTTTCGCACCAGGAGTCCCCCATGCCCTTGCGTTCCGTCTGCGTGTTCTGCGGTGCCAGCCCCGGCGCCAAGCCGATCTACCGTGAAGCAGCCGCCCTCCTGGGCCACACCCTGGCCGAACGTGGCATCACGCTGGTCTACGGCGGTGGTGCGGTTGGCCTGATGGGCACCGTGGCCGATGCAGCCTTGGCTGCCGGCGGCGAAGTCATCGGGGTGATTCCGCAGAGCCTGATGGACGCCGAAATTGGCCACAAGGGCCTGACCCGCCTGGAAGTCGTGGACGGCATGCACGCGCGCAAGGCCCGCATGGCCGAGCTGTCCGACGCCTTCATCGCCCTGCCCGGCGGCCTCGGCACCCTGGAAGAGCTCTTCGAAATTTGGACGTGGGGCCAACTGGGCTACCACAGCAAGCCGCTGGGCCTGCTGGAAGTTAACAGCTTCTACGACAAGCTCACCGACTTCCTCGACCACCTGGTGGAAGAACGCTTCGTCCGCGACCAGCACCGAGGCATGCTGCAGGTCGGCGGCCACCCCGAAACCCTGCTGGACCGCCTGGAAGCCTGGCGCCCCAGCAGCGCGCCCAAGTGGGTCGACCGCAAGCCCCATTGATCCCGCGTTCGTCCCGAGTTCTAGAATGACCGGGACGAAATCACCAGCCGGAGCCAACCATGGCAGGCGACGAGCGGATCAAGGTCTACTACAACAGCGCCTGCCCGGTGTGCAAAGCGGGCATCGAAGGCCAGAAGGGCAAGACCACCGCTTGCCAGGTGGAATGGGCCGACATCCACCAGGACAACGACGCGGTGGAGGAAATCGGCGAGAACCTGGAATACGTCCGCGAACGCCTGCACCTGGTGGACGAACAAGGCGTGAAGCGCATGGGGGTGGATGCCTTCATCGTGCTCTGGCGCCACTCGCCACGGGAGCACTGGAAGGCCCGACTGTTCTCCCTGCCACTGATCCATGGTCTTTCGCAACTGGCCTACAAGGCCTTTGCCCGCCTGCTCTACCGCTGGAACAAAGCCAAACATCACTGGTGAATGGAATGACCACTGCCATCGAAACCCTGGCCACCCTCTCCCCTGCCGACCGCCAGCGCCTCGTGGACGTCTGGGAAGGCGCCGTGCGCGCCACGCACCATTTCCTCAGCGAAGACGACATCCAGTTCTTCAAGCCGCTGGTGCGCGATGCCTACCTGGATTCGGTCCGGCTGGCCTGCCTGCGCGGCGACGATGGCCGCATTGCCGGCTTCGTCGGCACGGCCGAAGACAGAATAGAGATGCTTTTCGTCGACCCGGCCCGGCACGGCCAGGGTGTCGGCCGCACACTGATGGCGCACGCAATAGTGCTCGGCGCGCGCAGCGTCGACGTGAACGAGCAGAACCTGCAGGCGGTGGGTTTCTACCTGCACCTGGGGTTCGTGCAATACGACCGTTCGCACTTGGATGGCTTGGGCAAGCCGTTTCCCATCCTGCATCTACGCATGGCCTGACCACCGTCCGGCCGCTGAAAGCAGCAGGTTGGTGCCGAGCGAAGCGAGGCCCAACGATAGGGGTCCGCTGCGCGGACCATGTTGGGCTTCGTTCCTCAGCGCCAACCTACGGAGGGATCAACCCTGAGACTGCTGCACGATGATGGTCTGTGCCGGCATCGGTGCCGGGAAGTCCGTGCCCAGGGCCTCCTTGAGCACCCGGTTGGTATCGAAATACACCTGCCAGTAGTTGTCGTTGTGGCAATACGGCCGCACCGCCAGTACCGGGCCCACTAGGTTGAATTCGAGAATGTCCACATCCACCGGCGGGTCGGTCAGCACATTGGGGATGGCGGCGATACGCCCCTTGAGCACGGCTACGGCCGCTTGCCAATCGGCGGCGCCCGAGAGCTGGGCCTTCAGTTCCACGCGACGGAAGGCGTTGTGGCTGAAGTTCTGGATGGTGTCGCTGAAGATCTTGTTGTTGCCCACCAGGGTCATCACATTGTCCGGCGTGTTGATCGCGGTCGCGAACAGGCCGATTTCCTTCACTGTACCGGTCACGCCACCGGCGCTGATGAAGTCCCCCACCTTGAACGGCCGCAGGACGATGATGAAACCGCCCGCTGCGAGATTGGCCAGCAGCCCCGACCAGGCC comes from the Pseudomonas sp. TCU-HL1 genome and includes:
- a CDS encoding aldehyde dehydrogenase family protein, with protein sequence MVAALLDRLGVDASLYQQGDHAVHSPIDGSRIGTVRLEGRAEVEAKIARAFDAFQAWRKVPAPRRGELIRQYGEALRQYKAELGELVSWEAGKITQEGLGEVQEMIDICDFAVGLSRQLYGLTIASERPGHHMRETWHPLGVVGVISAFNFPVAVWSWNTALALVCGNPVVWKPSEKTPLTALACQALFERVAKNFSEAPAHLSQVVIGAREAGEALVDDPRVALVSATGSTRMGREVAPRVAARFARSVLELGGNNAMILAPTADLDLAVRAILFSAVGTAGQRCTTLRRLIAHESVKAEIVERLKAAYAKVRIGHPLEGNLIGPLIDKQSFDGMQRALEQARAEGGKVFGGERQLEAQFPNAYYVSPAIVEMPGQSAVVCHETFAPILYVVGYSDFDDAIALNNAVPQGLSSCVFTTDVREAELFQSAVGSDCGIANVNIGPSGAEIGGAFGGEKETGGGRESGSDAWKAYMRRQTNTVNYSHELPLAQGITFD
- a CDS encoding NAD(P)/FAD-dependent oxidoreductase, with protein sequence MTLRQECLWEYLTPRLPESPVLHGEVKVDVCVIGAGFTGLSAALHLLEAGKRVCLMEARTAGHGGSGRNVGLVNAGLWIPPDDIEAGLGHTVGDRLNRTLGAAPSLVFSLVDRYDIDCQLRREGTLHMAHNARGQADLASRCEQWQRRGAPVELLTGAACREATGTDRIAAALLDRRAGTLNPMGYTRGLARAVKYLGGQLFEHSPVLRLERQGADWCVVSEHGVAIAPQVVIASNAYTEGEWTELRRHFFPGYYYQVASTPLSGEAAARILPGGQGSWDTRQVLSSIRRDADGRLLLGSLGNGSRKPAWFLRAWADRIQRHYFPYLGKVDWEFTWTGCIDFTPDHLMRLYEPAPGLLAFTGYNGRGVTTGSVVGKAFADYLLSGDETVLPMPFQPMRAVAAVGLRSSLYEAGFSLYHAGQCLRVVI
- a CDS encoding mechanosensitive ion channel family protein; its protein translation is MDETTIVNVGTEKVSAFMTTVMQYATTFGVKILAAIAFWVVGRWLIGFAVGLVQRSLERQKVDPTVLRYVGSFITVTLNVLLVVGILGFFGIQTTSLAALIAAVGLAIGMAWSGLLANLAAGGFIIVLRPFKVGDFISAGGVTGTVKEIGLFATAINTPDNVMTLVGNNKIFSDTIQNFSHNAFRRVELKAQLSGAADWQAAVAVLKGRIAAIPNVLTDPPVDVDILEFNLVGPVLAVRPYCHNDNYWQVYFDTNRVLKEALGTDFPAPMPAQTIIVQQSQG
- a CDS encoding TIGR00730 family Rossman fold protein; this translates as MPLRSVCVFCGASPGAKPIYREAAALLGHTLAERGITLVYGGGAVGLMGTVADAALAAGGEVIGVIPQSLMDAEIGHKGLTRLEVVDGMHARKARMAELSDAFIALPGGLGTLEELFEIWTWGQLGYHSKPLGLLEVNSFYDKLTDFLDHLVEERFVRDQHRGMLQVGGHPETLLDRLEAWRPSSAPKWVDRKPH
- the azu gene encoding azurin; its protein translation is MIRKLVAASVLALASAPLLAAECTVDVQGTDQMTFDTKEIKVSKSCKTFTVNLKHSGKLAKNVMGHNWVLSKTADAQPIATEGMTAGLDKDYLKAEDPRIIAHTKMIGGGESDSVTFDVAKLAAGESYEFFCSFPGHVSMMKGSLALVD
- a CDS encoding LysE family transporter, producing the protein MLSFFIAAMLLGFVFNAAPGAVFSETLRRGLRDGYRPALMVQIGSLVGDATWAALGLTGLALLLDSAAVRYPLTIASALYLGWLGLQSLRDAHRPPQPSTEEQAASGGAFASGAALSLTNPQNIVYWAAMGGAMAAVGVAEPTPTHLAVFFGGFMLSSLLWCFICAGLVDWFRRAASNLWHRLTYLACGLCLLGLSGMTAAELLKLV
- a CDS encoding GNAT family N-acetyltransferase, with translation MTTAIETLATLSPADRQRLVDVWEGAVRATHHFLSEDDIQFFKPLVRDAYLDSVRLACLRGDDGRIAGFVGTAEDRIEMLFVDPARHGQGVGRTLMAHAIVLGARSVDVNEQNLQAVGFYLHLGFVQYDRSHLDGLGKPFPILHLRMA
- a CDS encoding branched-chain amino acid ABC transporter substrate-binding protein, whose translation is MSQKIFRKGFLALAVTTAMGISSVVQADVVIGVAGPHTGANASFGEQYWRGASQAAEDINAAGGVNGEKIKLVKADDACEPKQAVSVANRLVDQDKAIAVVGHFCSSSTIPASEVYDEAGIIAMTPGSTNPAVTERGLSGMFRMCGRDDQQGIVAGDYIVDKLKATKVAIIHDKDTYGQGLADATKAQLAKRGVKEVLYEGLTRGEKDFNALVTKIRATGAEVVYFGGLHPEAGPLVRQMREQGLTAVFLSGDGIVTDELVTTAGGPQYTKGVQMTFGADPRKIADGQAVIEKFRAGGFEPEGYTLYAYATLQALAAGFNGAGANDPAKASEWLKGHPVQTVMGKKEWDSKGDLKVSDYVIYEWDDKGKYHQQ
- a CDS encoding thiol-disulfide oxidoreductase DCC family protein, with protein sequence MAGDERIKVYYNSACPVCKAGIEGQKGKTTACQVEWADIHQDNDAVEEIGENLEYVRERLHLVDEQGVKRMGVDAFIVLWRHSPREHWKARLFSLPLIHGLSQLAYKAFARLLYRWNKAKHHW
- a CDS encoding LysR family transcriptional regulator; translated protein: MLKRHMPSITALQCFEAVARHLSFTRAADELNLTQSAVSKQVAQLEELLQHLLFRRVRRRLQLTPAGSLYLTEVRKILAQVEMSTHYMLSYGGDTEVLRVATPPTFGARWLIPRLKGWRLRHPNIHLDLRNEPEPNALAQGHSDVAFYFGHGALPGAECIRLFGEEVVPVCAPGAMPERPFTEPTQLTELVLLQNATRPEAWHEWFQSQDRHTEHSYHGPRFDTSYMCIRAAQAGCGVALLPRFLVEEELAEGKLVIPWDHPLPSRNAYYLAYAEHAAEVPKVRDFVRWMLEQLDREPL